TGGCTGATCGAGCTGACCGAGGACGTGGTGCGCTGGTGGCGCGGCCATGAAAAGGCGACGGTGGCGCTGCGCGGCCCGCTCACGGAGGTGCTACTCGCCTTTTATCGCCGACTGCCGCCGGACGGTGGGAAGTTGGAGGTGCTGGGGGAGCGGGAGCTGCTGGACTTCTGGCTGGAGCGGGCCACGTTCGGGTGAGCGCTCCCGGCGCGATGGGCGGCGGAGGTCTGTGGGGCGGCGTGCGGGTGCGGGTCCGGTGGGGCTTCTCGCGCAGTTCCCCGCGCCCCTGAAAGGCCTACGGTCTTTCGGGAACGATGCACCCCGCCCGTACCCCCGCGGTGCGCGCCAGGAACAGCGCATGGCCCGCACCCCGTGGTGAGGGGTACGGGCCACGGTCCTGACGGACAGGGGTCAGCGGGTGGAGGCTCCACGCCGCCGCGTGCTGTAGTACACGGCACCGGCGCCGAGGGCGACCAGGGCGGCCGCGGCACCGGCGATGGTGCCGGTGTGGGAGTCGCCACCGGTCTCGGCGAGGCCCGAGTCACCCTCGGGGGAGGGGGCGTTGTCGCCGTTCGAACCCGCGGGGACGGTGCCCTCGGAGGTGGACGGCGTGGGGTCCGTCTTGGTCCGGGACGGCTCGCCCTCGTCCTGCCCCTTCTCCTGCCCCGTCTCCTTGCCCTTGCCCTTGCCCTTGTCCTTCTCCTTTTCCTTGCCCTTGTCGTCGGTGGACTTCCCCGGGGCCTCGGACACGGCCGGCGGGGTGATGGCTTCGGCCGTGCAGGCGTCGGCGGGGGCCACCAGGATCGGCAGGTCCTCGTCGACGTAGTCCTTCGCCTCGACGTGAATGCGGTACTCGGCGTTCGGCTCCCAGTCCTCGTCGAAGGTGACGGTGACACCCTTGGCGGTGGAGTCCTTGATCGTCCGGCTGCCGACCATGCGCAGGTCGGCCCCGTTGTTCTCCA
This genomic stretch from Streptomyces deccanensis harbors:
- a CDS encoding LAETG motif-containing sortase-dependent surface protein, producing MSISPRSARTSRSIGVAFASVALVLGVAGNAMACSIKDFSAVAECDGDKGVIRVTDVDPLGVKAEITVYLENNGADLRMVGSRTIKDSTAKGVTVTFDEDWEPNAEYRIHVEAKDYVDEDLPILVAPADACTAEAITPPAVSEAPGKSTDDKGKEKEKDKGKGKGKETGQEKGQDEGEPSRTKTDPTPSTSEGTVPAGSNGDNAPSPEGDSGLAETGGDSHTGTIAGAAAALVALGAGAVYYSTRRRGASTR